Sequence from the Castanea sativa cultivar Marrone di Chiusa Pesio chromosome 12, ASM4071231v1 genome:
GAGCATGGTTTCGTCGACAGTACTGATCTTTACGTGGAGAATTTCAAGAGAGAGGTCTTCCAGGGTGGACATTATTTTCACAGCTTGGCCAGGAATTGGAGGAGACACTGTCTTCAAAAGAAGGTTTGGACCTGAAAACTTCACCTCCACATCTGCGATTGGAGCCTTTGAATTCGCGACGAGCTCATTGATATTATCATTAATATTGGAGGAAGTggaagaagatgaaggagatGGCTCAAGCGAAGTAGCCATTGTGGGGGAGAGGTAACCTTGTTGCACCCTAGGCTTGTAAGGGCTAGTTGGCTGTGGGGTTCTTGGGCTAATGGGTAAGTTTAGTCTAGGGCTTAGAGGAGGTTTTCTAGGGCTAAGTGGTGAAGGCCTTGGACTTGGACTTGGAATTAGCCTAGGGCTTAGAACTTCAGTGTAAACTTTTCGTTGCTTCTTGGCCTCCAGCGATTGTAGAATTTGCTGCAACTCATTGATGTAATCCACCACCCCTCCAATTATTGATGCTTGATCTCCCTAACCATAGAAGATTAAGTTTAATAGTATTCAAGAGAAATAAATACATATTGTAAGTAACTTGGAAgaaatcaaaatgaattattggATTTTAGTTGTAGTTTTTCTCAATGGTATGATGTAAGTTTCTTAGATGTTTTGGTACAGTCAAAGCATGAATAGGAGTCCCAAAATTTATTATAAGGTGACCCTATCACTTCTCTTTTCTGCAAAGGAGCAAATAAAAATCTTTCTACATTTCTACCAAGTGCCTCAAGCCTTTCTCTTCCAAAAATCGAATGAATTTTAGGTATGGTAAGATGGAGAGTAAAGCATATATAGTGATCCAAAACCTAACCCAAAATACATAGAGAAGTTTAGagccaagaaaataaaagttgggttgtGATCagctttaatttttaaacttatttgtttacgtagaatttgttaaaattttatttattttaaaatatcatcaTAAGTTAAACAACttcaagaggaaaaaaattcagcaaaaaatcaaataacttGTAGCTTACTCTTTTGACATAAAAGCAAGGCATAAGTGACCTCAACACAGACAAATGCTCGTTCATTTGCTTCCTTCGGTTGCGTTCCACAGTGATATGAGACGACTTTTGTTGCCCTTCAGGGTTTGCTTCCTCTGAGGAAGTCATAAGCTTCGGTCTCTTTCTGCTCTTTGGTGATATTTCAAGCTCAGTCTCCGACTCTTGCAAAGCACTGCAGGACGATGCGGATTTCTGAGAGACCAGTCTCGGCGTTTCTTCACCAGATCCAACCACAACTTCATCAACAGGAGGAAACTCCACCACACCCTTAAGGCTCTCAAAGATACTAAAAAGATCATTACTAAAAAGATCATCGCTGCCCAAGTTGCTCTCTCCGAACtcattttcatcaaaaaatccAGACAAACTATCACCCATATTCAACcccccaaaaagaaacaaacaaactgcAAAGAGAAAGTGTCGGAAAAGAGCTTTActtatttgatttgaaaaagtggggactgagaaaaggaaaaggaaaaggaaaaggaccCAGATGGAAAAGTAGGGGGTGTGAGATTGTCAAGATCAAGAAAAAGGGAATACTAAAAGGAGTAAATAAGCGTACTGAGTTGAAAGAGACTGAGCATCGCCACCAAACTCTTCTGAAGAAAAGCTGGTTTGGGTTCTTAAGTCTATAGTCTTGACCGTTAATTGTTGAGGAATCTCTCACGGGGAATTAGGGAGACAGTGGAACTCAGAATCCCAAGAAAATGGAAAGCCAGGAAATAGTAAACAGATTAGACTTTTAGACCTAGCAATCAAAGAGAGAACCGTTGAATGCGAGAGAGAAAAAaggattttatatatatatatttataacaaaGGAAGTCTTGAAGAACACTTGTACTgtttttgatattttctatGCACAATCGTAACTAGGGCGCGTCAACAACACGTTGTAGTCATCTATATTGACGATTGTTCTAGGCTTGGTTTGGATACATATGAAAAGCTGgtgttgggctttttttttttataatttttataatttttttttatttgcatgCGTTTCAGTTCTAGGGACAAAATACTATTTACGTACTGTTTTATACTGTTTATGCACTATTTAGTTCACGCactattcaataatttttcattaaaaatgagtttcacaatattatttacatatttaaaaattattttattataatatttttaatttttagctgTATTCAAACGGAAAGAGTACCGTAAGCCTTGTTTCTAATGAAAGATATTTACAATTTAGATCAGACATGGTCATTGtataaagtaaaatattaaattaattaatgaggtaaaaaaaaactaaacagaAATTACATTGACAAAGAATGAAAGTTaaagactgaaaaaaaaaaaaacaaaacgaattgaaagttagttaaaattagaagatgtaaatttataatttaacctTTTTGTTAAATCATTACCTGTACTTGTTTTAAACTCATGATTTTGTTCTCCACCTTATGTTATGGATGCAATTAACTAATTATAAAATCCTCAAAGAGTAAAATAAATATGTGCTCTCCCCTCTTACATAATAATtagttttactaattaaatttatcttaAGACTTactatttatgtgagaggaggaaattatgtatttatgttactatttgattgattttcaaAAAGTTGTTCTACAGTTTTAACAAAATGTCATAACAGTTGAAATGTCAGACCATCTTAGGttaaaataagtaataaaatattacaCCAAACCCCATAACCGAAAACAAAGATGTTGTATAAatgttgtgatattttgttgtgtCCTTACACTTTCTCATTTTTCTCCATCCTTTGTATCTCTCATTTCCTAAGGAGGACCAAAGCTTACTTAATAAGGTAAAAAAAGTCTTCAACTATTTAACATAATTAAAATACACACTTTGAACAAGACAAAAACACATTATATGTTACATGGAAGAAGGATGGCTTCAAATGAGCTGGTTGAAGCCTTCTGATCATCCAgccatattaatttaaaaaggtTTATATCCATAGCTTAGGCCACGCATGATATGcataacaaaatatttgaagGAGTCTCATGATTTTTTCTTATACTTAGTGATAGCAAAGGAAAATCTTAAGAAGGTCGTTCAACTTAATAGATGACTCTGTAGCGCCAACAAGATGACTCTGTACGACCATTACCTAACGGCTACAAGAGTTgtcatgtttatgttttttacACTAATGGCCCCTAATGATCATCTAAGTCCCTATAAAAGAGCTACCCCCCCATTTGCAAAGGTATGAGACACCAAAACTTTACTTCTACTCTCCAATCTATTCTTTGAGATCTTTGAGGTTTATTGATTTAAGCATCAAAGGCCATAAAGTCGGTATCACGCTAGTTCTCTccgattttgttgttgttgttgttgttgaagaattttgataattaaccTTCCATCACCATTTTTTTGGATGAGTCACCCATTGAAGTTTTATCACATTTACTTTCAATGATATTATACTATTtaataaattcaattaaattaacTTATAACTACATCCATCTTTAATTACATATGTCctttatgtactttttttttgtgtgtgttgaaaatgtcctttatatactagatattgttaggacatatgcggtttacttgttaaaaacatatgtaattcttttatgtaattgattaatcctttgacaaaatgcactttgcttgtatttgggtagatctaggatgtgtttaatacttcaacgAACAAAggttcaagatcaagtgttaaagccatgcaaatttgtccaagaaacaagctgaagaagtgcctgtcattaaaactcgatagctagcatctatcgagcttaaaAAGCTGTTCCAGCTCCttggctcgacagcttctcgacacctttatctgtcgaggtttaagaaaaatagaatttcagatctattttgattccaatccgtggatatgtctttggatCTTCTTGTCTctcaaccctagacatataaaatgattatttttaggGATGTATCTAGTTACATAGAAGAGAGCGCAAGTTGCAAAAGCTATTTTGTGACCGGAGAAAAATTTTGCTttagttcatctcttttgtgaagaagctgctgtgtttgtgcaccgtagggttttttAACCAAAcatcttcttgattttcatcgtgtggatgaactaaagaactttgcagccaatatctttttcaagttggtgattgaagtcgcgtactaggatccgcacaattggttagtcacgtattgggagtcgtgtatcaaaaggagagattgtcactacagaacaactctaattgggtattagggtaagggttcaattgtaggttggtaaaGGTACTgtgattcttttacttgtaaccgcttgttttgataatagtggattctcaagagtagtgaccttaaaatcacccgatggggtttttgccttggagattttccccatttgtaaacaaatcactatgtcaatttattttctgctgcactttagtttattggtgatttgtttgtgctaccacgcatttgcatgttaaattggttaattaattaaacttggctaattaatcaattaatccatcataaggggtcaatacatttttgacCTATCAGATATGAATGCTTGATTGATATcaaattattgataatataatgtAGGGGTCCTTCCTAGCGACCCTATAGCTCATTGGGCCTAACTCCCCAACTAATTTATATGTTTTCCTGGGTATAGATTTCAAAAGCAAATTGGCCTAGGTTTAATGGTTTATGGTAGCAATATAGCATTTGCTTGCTCGGAATGTATCTATTCGAGAAGGATAGCTCATAGCCGAGAAGTCCCTTTAGTGACCAAGCTTGATCACTGTCCCCAAATATTATCACTCCCTTTTCTTTCATGTTTTCTTTCCCCCCAATTTTTGTTCAAAGCCCTTTACCTTcacccctttttctttttatatcctcctCCTAAGGGGCCATCATGATGATGGAATATACCACACGTGTGTGGGTCCCTCCACTCTCGAGGCCTGAATGGCTCTCTGGGTCCAGACCACTGTTCTAACATATCTAATTATGTATTGGGAGTGGGACTCGTGACCctgctatcatttttttttttttgtacttgtGCCAGACACTGAATCTTGTGCCCGACTGGTGGACTCTCCCAAGGCACCACTTTACATCCTCAGCAACGGTAGACTTTTGTTTGGGCATTTTTGTCAAGGTGGCATCGGTACCCCTTCTGTATAGCAACCTCAGCATTCACCTAGTCAGTGCTGATCGGCTTGGGTTAGGCATGGGTTGGTCTGTTTTCCCTCCCACATATAATTTATGTGCAAATCATATAGTTCATCATAGATTTACgaaaaagttattaaataatttaatattttaaagcaGTTACATTAATTGTAACTTCAGTTTAATCTTCTTTCTCACTCTCCTTGTAAATTAATATGAAGCaaatgaatataaattttttgtgacCCGTAATGAAATTagattatttaaattttcttaatgTCATATTACAACATATTAAAGTGAATGTTTAATACTTCTATAGTGGCGATTTTTAATCCTGTATCCCATGCCTAGGCAAACAACTAGatttttatggatttattaTGATTTAATAATAAGGGTTCCTTGGGTTCATGTTAATCCGTTGAGAAGCAAGAGCATCTACCTATTTAGTGAAgatctctctcgctctctctctcaaaaaaaaaaaaaaaaaaaaagaaaaaaaaagaaggtagtGAAGAGCATGACAATCTTAAATATTAAATCCGATGTATTTGGCGAGTCCTTTTCTAAGGTTAAGTGGGGGATTggcaaaatattttgtttcaaaaatatgGCTTTAGAAATTTCGATGATGCAGCAAGCCAGTTAAATGCCAATGTACACGTGTATCGTTTTACAAAGTGGTAATTGGGGGTCTGGAAGCCAGAAATATCTGAAAACTGCTTGTTTACCTTACATGGTCATATATGTATTTTGTTGAAAGCAAGAAGAGTATAGAGTAACTAGACTCCTGCTAGTTCTTAAAAGTATAGTTGTTTTAACACTACGTAAGCTGTTGTACTAAGCATAGATGAAGTAGGTATGGTAATCGAGTGAAATTCCCAAACATTCTTTCATCACTTTGTTAGCCTTTAGCATTTAGTTGGTAATAGGATAGGAAGTTTAAATGcggttttttttggggggggggggggggggggcacaaAATGTGTGTCTTGTAGGATCTATTTGAAGTACATAAATCATTTACTCTTTCATTGTT
This genomic interval carries:
- the LOC142621091 gene encoding transcription factor SPEECHLESS, whose product is MGDSLSGFFDENEFGESNLGSDDLFSNDLFSIFESLKGVVEFPPVDEVVVGSGEETPRLVSQKSASSCSALQESETELEISPKSRKRPKLMTSSEEANPEGQQKSSHITVERNRRKQMNEHLSVLRSLMPCFYVKRGDQASIIGGVVDYINELQQILQSLEAKKQRKVYTEVLSPRLIPSPSPRPSPLSPRKPPLSPRLNLPISPRTPQPTSPYKPRVQQGYLSPTMATSLEPSPSSSSTSSNINDNINELVANSKAPIADVEVKFSGPNLLLKTVSPPIPGQAVKIMSTLEDLSLEILHVKISTVDETMLNFFTIKIGIECQLSAEELAHQIQQTFCNVH